One segment of Candidatus Paceibacterota bacterium DNA contains the following:
- the nusG gene encoding transcription termination/antitermination protein NusG, with amino-acid sequence MSKQQLEGERNWYAIHTYAGYENAVMRNLKQRIESLGMEDKIFNVLVPTEKKIKIKGGKRVEEEEKIYPGYILVDMIVTDDSWYVVRNTPRVTGFVGSGVYPVPLEKSEVEGLFKRMNADTIKHTINLDPGDAVIIADGPFKELEGKVSEVDEERGKVKVLVSMFGRETPVELDFLQVKKI; translated from the coding sequence ATGAGTAAACAGCAATTAGAAGGGGAGCGTAACTGGTACGCCATCCATACTTACGCCGGCTATGAAAATGCGGTGATGCGAAATCTCAAACAGCGCATTGAGTCGCTTGGTATGGAAGATAAAATTTTCAACGTTCTTGTTCCAACTGAAAAGAAAATCAAAATCAAAGGCGGCAAGCGGGTAGAGGAGGAAGAAAAAATTTATCCTGGCTACATTTTAGTAGATATGATTGTCACTGATGATTCTTGGTATGTGGTGCGAAACACTCCTCGAGTAACCGGCTTCGTCGGCTCTGGCGTTTATCCCGTACCTCTGGAAAAAAGTGAGGTGGAAGGACTTTTCAAGCGCATGAATGCTGACACTATTAAACACACTATTAACCTTGATCCGGGAGATGCCGTCATTATTGCTGATGGCCCATTTAAGGAACTGGAAGGTAAAGTTAGTGAAGTAGATGAGGAACGAGGCAAAGTAAAGGTGTTAGTTTCAATGTTCGGACGGGAAACACCTGTAGAGTTAGACTTCTTGCAAGTCAAGAAAATTTAA
- the secE gene encoding preprotein translocase subunit SecE: protein MGLGNYLKETRIEMKHVSWPSRRQAINYTLLVIVISLVVAAYLGLFDSLFSYLIQKVILK from the coding sequence ATGGGATTAGGCAATTATCTAAAAGAAACACGAATTGAAATGAAGCATGTCAGCTGGCCAAGCCGCCGGCAGGCTATTAATTACACCCTGCTTGTCATCGTCATCTCGCTCGTAGTTGCCGCTTATTTAGGTTTGTTCGATTCTTTATTTTCTTATTTGATCCAGAAAGTTATTTTGAAATAA
- a CDS encoding SIMPL domain-containing protein (The SIMPL domain is named for its presence in mouse protein SIMPL (signalling molecule that associates with mouse pelle-like kinase). Bacterial member BP26, from Brucella, was shown to assemble into a channel-like structure, while YggE from E. coli has been associated with resistance to oxidative stress.): MNGDQNSNDSQNYQRYGMRRRFWGALIFIVIIALIVFAFHHEGHYKGENIANLPTIAVSGHGEVFATSTVATFSFTASDRETTVTDAQNKMAVKANAAIDFLKKNGVDQKDIQTIDYSVNPTYADRSAIICPTGAYNCGGGTPTINGYEVSETITVKLRDPSKSGTILQGVGSAGVSNISGLSLSIDNPTSLQEAARKLAIDDAKAKAKQLAKDLDIDLDRIVSFQENGNNPGPIPYAKDMALSQAAGSAPVAPEIPVGQNKITSDVTITYEIR; the protein is encoded by the coding sequence ATGAACGGAGATCAAAATTCCAATGATAGTCAAAATTATCAACGTTACGGCATGCGACGTCGCTTCTGGGGCGCTCTCATTTTTATTGTCATAATTGCTCTGATTGTTTTTGCTTTCCATCACGAAGGTCATTATAAAGGGGAAAATATCGCCAATTTGCCGACAATAGCCGTCAGCGGTCATGGGGAAGTCTTTGCCACTTCAACTGTCGCTACCTTTAGTTTTACCGCCAGTGATAGAGAGACAACCGTTACAGACGCCCAAAACAAAATGGCCGTCAAAGCCAATGCCGCCATTGATTTTCTAAAAAAGAACGGAGTAGATCAAAAAGATATTCAAACCATCGATTACAGCGTCAATCCAACTTATGCCGATCGATCCGCCATCATCTGTCCAACCGGTGCTTATAATTGCGGTGGAGGTACCCCGACCATTAACGGTTATGAGGTAAGTGAAACCATCACGGTGAAGCTTCGAGATCCATCCAAATCTGGAACAATTTTGCAGGGAGTTGGCAGTGCCGGCGTCTCAAATATCAGCGGTCTATCTCTTAGCATTGATAATCCAACCTCTCTTCAGGAAGCTGCCCGCAAACTGGCCATTGACGACGCTAAAGCTAAAGCTAAGCAGTTAGCCAAAGACCTTGACATAGATCTTGACAGAATTGTCAGTTTCCAAGAGAACGGCAATAATCCCGGACCGATTCCGTACGCTAAAGACATGGCCCTTAGTCAGGCCGCAGGCTCTGCTCCGGTCGCTCCCGAAATTCCAGTTGGCCAAAATAAAATTACTTCGGACGTAACGATTACGTACGAGATTCGATAG
- a CDS encoding bifunctional 5,10-methylenetetrahydrofolate dehydrogenase/5,10-methenyltetrahydrofolate cyclohydrolase — protein sequence MAKILDGRVVRDKFAADLKRKIAKLDQKPTLAIVQIGNLAQSSAYIRQKKLFGEKIGAKVTHLKFSATIAQSKLIKVIEKLNKDRRIDGIIIQLPIPRHLNKSEIIETILPEKDVDGLHSKNVKKLWTGEDDGLIGATPRGILNLIKYYRIPIRGKRAVVVGRSALVGRPTAALLLKEGATITTAHRQTKDLAAQTRQADLLVVAAGVPNLIGSRHVKKGQVIVDVGINLIAGRPSSKKNKKITKLQEEISAPKMVGDVDFKNVSKIVKAISPVPGGVGPMTVAALFQNLVETNMRKIEKGNKRIKRNR from the coding sequence ATGGCTAAAATACTAGATGGCAGAGTCGTTCGCGATAAATTTGCCGCCGACTTAAAAAGAAAAATCGCTAAATTAGACCAAAAACCAACTTTGGCTATTGTTCAGATTGGAAATCTGGCTCAATCAAGCGCTTACATTCGGCAGAAAAAACTTTTCGGAGAAAAAATAGGAGCAAAAGTTACTCATTTAAAATTTTCGGCCACAATTGCCCAATCAAAATTAATCAAGGTAATCGAGAAATTAAATAAGGATCGGCGAATAGACGGCATAATTATTCAATTGCCGATCCCGCGCCACCTTAACAAGAGTGAAATTATTGAAACCATTTTGCCGGAGAAAGATGTGGACGGCTTGCATTCAAAAAATGTTAAAAAACTCTGGACCGGAGAAGACGATGGATTAATCGGCGCTACACCGCGCGGCATTCTTAATTTAATTAAATATTATCGTATCCCCATTCGGGGAAAGAGAGCGGTGGTGGTCGGCCGCTCCGCTTTAGTCGGCCGACCGACCGCCGCCCTCTTATTAAAAGAAGGAGCCACTATCACTACCGCCCATCGGCAGACTAAAGATCTGGCTGCTCAAACTCGCCAAGCGGATCTTCTCGTGGTGGCGGCCGGCGTACCGAATTTAATCGGTTCTCGGCATGTCAAAAAGGGTCAAGTGATTGTCGACGTTGGTATTAACTTAATTGCCGGCCGCCCTTCATCTAAAAAGAATAAAAAAATCACCAAGCTTCAGGAAGAAATTAGCGCTCCGAAAATGGTAGGAGATGTGGATTTCAAAAATGTTTCTAAAATAGTAAAAGCTATCTCGCCGGTACCCGGCGGCGTCGGGCCAATGACGGTAGCGGCCCTTTTTCAAAATCTGGTAGAAACGAACATGCGTAAAATTGAAAAGGGTAATAAACGAATTAAAAGAAATCGTTAA
- a CDS encoding bifunctional DedA family/phosphatase PAP2 family protein: MLGHHLHHLNLFEILVPFFSHWGYLIIFSSVFLESLPLIGYISPGGISLILGGFLAKILVLNFWVAAIIAFVGALVGDLVAYGLGHAYGHRFLRQFGHYFFLKEAHLAQTERLLQTHTGKAIIFGRFSYITRSITPFLGGVSNISFRKFLIYDLVAILIWDLSHLLIGFVVGQGYAIAARYINYIMLIAIVLAVIIFYTYRLINRHHHAFRKYHVYTLIINIFSIYIFAETLDSVLERGWFYHADRLVNHLVATIWNPIAAETMLFITNLLTPLNVFLFSCLFIGYLVHKREWYYALLSFFALNLGVIGEYSLKILIGRPRPISTILQENSFSFPSGHATLIAIFSLLLFHCWRRNLKSNTEKIYFLIVCLLLMLLVGASRIYLSVHWLSDIIGGYALGVFCVTFCILLLRGSSYVWPILVKMAEALIYPVQAKRIESKTESLNSPKPQQNG; encoded by the coding sequence ATGCTCGGGCATCATCTTCACCATCTTAATCTTTTTGAAATTCTAGTACCTTTTTTTAGTCATTGGGGGTATTTAATCATTTTCAGCAGTGTTTTTCTGGAGAGCTTACCGCTTATTGGTTATATTTCCCCTGGTGGAATTTCCCTTATTTTAGGCGGTTTTTTGGCGAAAATTTTGGTTTTAAACTTCTGGGTTGCCGCTATCATCGCTTTTGTCGGGGCCTTAGTCGGTGATTTAGTAGCCTATGGACTGGGGCACGCTTATGGGCATCGTTTTTTGAGACAGTTTGGTCACTACTTTTTTCTGAAAGAGGCTCATCTGGCGCAAACGGAAAGACTATTACAAACACATACTGGAAAGGCCATAATTTTTGGCAGATTCAGCTACATTACTCGCTCCATTACCCCCTTTCTTGGCGGCGTTTCCAACATTTCTTTTAGAAAATTCTTAATTTACGATTTAGTCGCTATCTTAATCTGGGACTTATCCCATCTCTTGATTGGTTTTGTTGTCGGTCAGGGTTATGCTATCGCCGCTCGCTACATTAATTACATTATGCTGATAGCCATAGTCTTGGCGGTAATAATTTTTTACACTTATCGGTTGATAAATCGTCATCATCACGCTTTTCGCAAATATCATGTCTACACCCTCATCATCAATATTTTTTCCATTTACATTTTTGCTGAAACACTCGATAGTGTTCTGGAGCGTGGCTGGTTTTATCATGCTGACAGACTAGTTAATCATCTTGTTGCTACCATTTGGAACCCCATAGCGGCTGAGACGATGCTTTTTATTACCAATCTTCTAACTCCGTTAAATGTTTTCCTATTTTCCTGTTTATTTATCGGTTACCTCGTTCACAAGAGAGAATGGTATTACGCTTTATTGTCCTTCTTCGCTTTAAATCTGGGAGTCATTGGCGAATATTCTTTGAAAATTTTGATCGGCCGGCCACGACCAATTAGTACCATTCTCCAAGAGAATAGTTTCAGCTTTCCGAGCGGCCACGCCACCCTAATCGCTATTTTCAGCCTGCTGTTGTTCCATTGCTGGAGGCGCAATCTAAAATCAAATACAGAGAAAATTTATTTCCTAATTGTCTGTCTTTTGTTAATGTTGTTGGTGGGAGCAAGCCGTATTTACTTAAGCGTGCACTGGTTAAGCGATATTATTGGCGGTTACGCTCTGGGAGTCTTTTGTGTTACTTTTTGTATCCTGCTTCTAAGAGGAAGCTCCTATGTCTGGCCGATTCTGGTAAAAATGGCTGAGGCTCTTATCTACCCGGTTCAAGCTAAAAGGATAGAATCAAAAACGGAAAGTCTTAATTCTCCGAAACCGCAACAAAATGGCTAA
- a CDS encoding histidine phosphatase family protein has product MRDKKQVYFVRHGETPLNAKNFRQGRQGPLSALGREQAAFVGERFTKIPVDIIFSSPYERAEETARIIASKIDKKVEVIEILSERRNPHEIIGRSSEDPEVATILDRIDRSFHTNDLRYSDEENFSDLKDRTNKLLRFLEARPEKQILCITHHIFLRCVAGYIEKGEKFTANDFAKFTFLNPLNNAGITLCTYEPEFRGFFRKRQLDPHENLGWKLVIWNDYGRIDPKTEPDSLNPSEKK; this is encoded by the coding sequence ATGAGAGATAAGAAACAAGTTTATTTCGTCCGTCACGGCGAGACTCCTTTAAATGCCAAAAATTTTCGCCAAGGACGGCAGGGACCCTTAAGCGCTCTTGGCCGAGAGCAGGCGGCTTTTGTCGGCGAGCGTTTTACGAAAATTCCTGTTGATATAATCTTTTCCAGTCCGTACGAACGAGCAGAGGAAACTGCCAGAATCATTGCTTCAAAAATTGACAAAAAAGTGGAGGTTATTGAGATTTTAAGTGAACGTCGAAATCCTCACGAAATTATCGGGCGCTCGTCCGAGGATCCAGAAGTGGCCACCATCCTTGATCGTATTGATCGAAGCTTTCATACAAATGACCTGCGCTATTCTGACGAGGAAAATTTCAGCGATTTGAAGGATCGGACCAACAAATTATTGCGCTTTTTAGAGGCGCGACCGGAAAAGCAGATTCTTTGCATCACTCATCATATATTCTTGCGATGTGTAGCTGGCTACATTGAGAAAGGGGAGAAGTTTACCGCTAACGATTTTGCTAAGTTTACTTTCCTTAACCCACTAAATAATGCTGGCATCACTCTCTGCACCTACGAGCCGGAATTCAGAGGTTTTTTTCGCAAGCGTCAGCTTGATCCGCACGAAAATCTTGGTTGGAAGCTGGTAATTTGGAATGATTATGGCCGGATTGATCCGAAAACCGAACCCGACTCTCTCAATCCATCTGAAAAGAAGTGA
- a CDS encoding DedA family protein, translating to MNFLSLYFLPFLLAYKYFALFFIVFVAAFIFPLPSTWSLIISGGLAAHQYMNIYVVIGIGLLGNILGDNLGYFLGRLYGRRFLYQIGLGWIFRKKWFQDLQQDFKNHVRKSIFISRFITEIGPAVNLLSGLRKIEYRKFLFYEVLGETSDVLLYVLGGYLFGRVWIYIYPYFGEFLIAVVLIWVFFLIYRRRKKTRLS from the coding sequence ATGAACTTTCTGAGCCTCTATTTCCTGCCGTTTTTGTTAGCTTATAAATATTTTGCTCTTTTTTTTATTGTTTTCGTGGCCGCTTTTATTTTTCCGCTGCCTTCTACGTGGAGTTTGATCATTTCGGGCGGATTGGCCGCACATCAGTACATGAATATTTATGTGGTGATAGGAATTGGCCTTTTGGGCAACATCTTAGGCGATAATCTCGGCTATTTTCTGGGGAGGCTCTATGGTCGGCGTTTTTTATATCAGATTGGATTAGGCTGGATTTTCAGAAAGAAATGGTTTCAAGATCTTCAGCAGGATTTTAAAAATCATGTTCGCAAGTCAATTTTCATCAGCCGCTTTATTACCGAAATCGGGCCGGCCGTAAATCTCCTTTCGGGCCTACGCAAGATTGAATATAGAAAATTTTTGTTTTATGAAGTGCTGGGCGAGACTTCTGACGTTCTTCTCTATGTTTTGGGGGGATATCTTTTTGGCAGAGTCTGGATTTATATTTACCCTTATTTTGGCGAGTTTTTAATAGCAGTCGTTTTAATCTGGGTCTTCTTTTTAATCTACCGTCGGAGAAAGAAAACTAGATTAAGTTAA
- the msrA gene encoding peptide-methionine (S)-S-oxide reductase MsrA → MSNSNLQKATFGAGCFWQVEEIFRNIKGVKETAAGYAGGQLQNPTYEQVCTDKTGHAEVVEILYDPKEVDYEELLKIFFENHNPTTLNRQGPDVGTQYRSAIFYHTPEQKEIAEKYKNELEKSGKFKDPIVTEIAPATTFYRAEEYHQKYLAKRGLKVCDI, encoded by the coding sequence ATGAGTAATTCCAATCTCCAAAAAGCCACTTTCGGCGCCGGCTGCTTCTGGCAGGTGGAAGAAATCTTTCGCAATATTAAGGGGGTAAAAGAAACGGCCGCCGGCTACGCCGGCGGCCAGCTCCAAAATCCCACCTACGAGCAGGTATGCACTGATAAAACCGGTCATGCCGAAGTGGTAGAAATCCTATACGATCCCAAAGAAGTGGACTACGAAGAACTTCTAAAAATCTTTTTTGAAAATCACAATCCGACCACTTTAAATCGTCAAGGTCCGGATGTCGGCACTCAATACCGTTCCGCTATTTTCTATCATACGCCGGAGCAGAAAGAGATCGCCGAAAAATACAAAAATGAACTGGAAAAATCCGGCAAATTCAAAGACCCTATCGTCACTGAAATAGCTCCTGCCACTACTTTTTATCGCGCTGAAGAATACCACCAAAAATATTTAGCCAAACGCGGACTAAAGGTTTGTGACATTTAA
- a CDS encoding peptidoglycan-binding protein — MKNLIKFGLILSLAVVAVLPIASFGQSANTVSTVSSCVNLTYNMGPGSTDFNTGGQVTVLQNFLVSAGYGSFSGRASYGPLTFAAVQNFQRANGISPVGFVGPFTRAKIQSLTCGNVSSGVSISSITPSSGPIGTQVTLTGSGFLAGSMGCGGYTCPLNSSSVFPSCAILMNSANTGNCFSGYGITTIYLDNLPALQVSAVSNTSLTFTIPDGLQLSPGIHVLPGPLMVKVVNSNGTSNTMTFNVTSGTNSGSPSITSINPSAGSVGTQVQIYGNFSSTGNTIKFGNYSVGNPTYSEIAVPCMQGSSCPNQKILTFTVPQWAGYYCAPGMACPAIAVQITPGTYAVSVVNANGTSNAVNFLVTSASSTTGAAPVINGLSGPTTLTIGQTGTWTVNARDPQNGTLTYSVDWGDTSAQCTSYASCGASQNSAAAQAAGQQSSSFTHSYNVSGTYNVSFTVRNSSGQTAKTSTTVYVSSYSGGGNHVQPYVSYISPSAGPNGTQVTLYGSGFDNYGNKINFGNYEVYSLNNINSYDAATLTFNIPYSDDYSCQHTSPSCSISNHVIPAGNYNVSVTNSGGTSNSVVYSKTN; from the coding sequence ATGAAAAATCTAATCAAATTTGGGCTTATTTTGAGCCTTGCCGTAGTGGCAGTTTTACCAATCGCAAGTTTTGGTCAGTCAGCCAACACCGTTAGTACGGTCTCGTCCTGCGTTAACCTAACCTATAACATGGGTCCAGGATCCACTGATTTTAATACCGGCGGACAAGTTACCGTTCTACAGAATTTTCTAGTTTCAGCCGGTTACGGTTCCTTTAGTGGTCGCGCCTCTTACGGACCGCTGACTTTTGCCGCCGTGCAGAATTTCCAGAGAGCTAATGGCATTTCTCCTGTAGGATTTGTGGGTCCATTTACCCGAGCTAAAATCCAATCATTAACTTGCGGCAATGTTTCTAGCGGCGTCTCTATTTCTTCTATTACTCCATCAAGCGGCCCAATTGGTACTCAAGTTACCTTGACTGGATCAGGCTTTCTTGCTGGCAGCATGGGTTGCGGTGGTTATACTTGCCCTCTTAATTCTTCCTCCGTATTTCCTTCCTGCGCAATACTAATGAACAGCGCCAATACTGGAAATTGTTTCAGTGGTTATGGAATCACTACAATTTATTTGGATAACCTACCAGCTCTCCAAGTGAGTGCTGTAAGCAACACTTCTCTAACCTTTACTATTCCTGACGGGTTACAACTTTCTCCGGGCATTCACGTTCTACCAGGGCCATTAATGGTTAAGGTAGTTAACTCAAACGGTACGAGCAATACAATGACGTTTAATGTCACTTCCGGAACTAACTCAGGATCTCCTTCAATCACCTCTATCAACCCTTCAGCAGGTTCGGTCGGAACTCAAGTGCAAATTTATGGAAATTTTTCTTCAACAGGAAACACTATTAAGTTCGGAAATTATTCGGTAGGTAATCCAACTTATTCGGAAATTGCCGTACCTTGCATGCAAGGCTCCTCCTGTCCCAATCAAAAAATTCTAACTTTTACCGTTCCACAATGGGCAGGTTACTACTGTGCTCCGGGCATGGCTTGTCCGGCTATCGCTGTTCAGATTACTCCCGGCACATATGCGGTTTCAGTGGTGAATGCTAATGGCACAAGTAATGCCGTTAACTTCTTAGTCACTTCCGCTTCTTCAACTACCGGCGCTGCGCCAGTCATTAACGGATTAAGTGGCCCAACCACTCTAACCATTGGTCAGACAGGTACTTGGACAGTTAATGCTCGTGATCCTCAAAACGGAACGCTGACATATTCCGTTGATTGGGGAGATACTAGCGCTCAATGCACGAGTTACGCCTCTTGCGGGGCTTCTCAAAACAGCGCCGCCGCCCAGGCCGCCGGTCAGCAATCTTCAAGCTTCACTCATTCATACAACGTCTCCGGCACTTACAACGTTAGCTTTACCGTTAGAAATTCTTCCGGTCAAACCGCCAAAACCTCTACCACAGTCTATGTCAGCAGCTATTCTGGGGGAGGCAATCATGTTCAGCCCTATGTTAGCTACATCTCACCATCCGCTGGTCCAAATGGCACTCAAGTTACTTTGTACGGTTCCGGCTTTGACAATTACGGCAACAAAATTAACTTCGGTAATTACGAAGTCTATAGCTTGAATAATATTAACTCGTATGACGCGGCCACTTTAACCTTCAACATCCCTTACAGTGATGATTATTCCTGTCAGCACACCTCTCCTTCTTGTTCAATCTCAAATCACGTCATTCCGGCTGGAAATTACAATGTCTCAGTAACAAATAGTGGTGGTACAAGTAATTCAGTAGTCTATAGTAAGACTAATTAA
- the cyaB gene encoding class IV adenylate cyclase, with translation MKEIEVKAYLKNPDEVIKSLVKLGCVLSEPIRQVDSVYTKIIGNVEEYLKNDHFVRIREKSDGRFIFTVKKPLSLAVLTKAEHETEIKNAKEMEQALFLMGYQLSNRVIKNRRTTHFEEFEICIDNVDKLGSFIEIERKTNDDEELVRKDLNKFMISIGVAPEDEVHKGYDIMAVEKLFI, from the coding sequence ATGAAAGAAATTGAAGTCAAGGCATATCTTAAAAATCCCGACGAAGTTATAAAAAGTCTGGTAAAATTAGGATGTGTTTTGTCAGAACCTATTCGTCAAGTTGATTCGGTCTACACTAAGATTATTGGGAATGTGGAAGAGTACTTGAAAAATGATCACTTTGTCCGAATTAGAGAGAAAAGTGATGGGAGATTTATTTTTACTGTAAAGAAACCTCTATCCTTGGCGGTCTTGACCAAAGCCGAACATGAAACTGAAATAAAAAATGCCAAGGAAATGGAGCAAGCATTGTTTTTAATGGGATATCAACTTTCTAACCGCGTCATTAAAAATCGCCGCACCACACATTTTGAGGAGTTTGAGATATGCATTGATAATGTAGATAAGCTTGGTTCATTCATTGAGATTGAAAGGAAAACTAATGATGATGAGGAACTGGTTAGAAAAGATCTAAATAAATTTATGATTTCAATTGGAGTTGCACCAGAAGATGAAGTTCATAAGGGCTATGACATTATGGCTGTTGAAAAATTATTTATATAA
- a CDS encoding queuosine precursor transporter has product MKNYKYLTWITILYVTFQLVSDITAGKIVEIGIFTVSATALYFPITYIFADVLTEVYGYARARNVVWKVLFASVIAGLIYQIVVWLPPAAGFDANAAYARVLGSVPRILLGGWIAVWVGGILNDYVLATMKIWTKGKYLWARTIGSTIVGEGANTFLFYTIALYAVIPNNLLWSSVLSAWFLKTLVEVILTPLTYLVVGKLKKAENEDYYDTNTDFNPLIIKA; this is encoded by the coding sequence ATGAAAAACTACAAATACCTAACCTGGATTACGATTCTCTATGTTACTTTTCAGCTAGTCTCCGATATTACGGCAGGGAAAATTGTTGAGATAGGGATTTTTACTGTTTCTGCAACCGCTCTTTATTTTCCAATTACATATATTTTTGCAGATGTTCTAACAGAGGTGTATGGATATGCCAGAGCCAGAAATGTCGTTTGGAAAGTTCTGTTCGCCTCTGTCATCGCAGGACTTATTTATCAAATTGTTGTTTGGCTTCCTCCGGCCGCTGGTTTTGATGCTAATGCAGCATATGCAAGAGTGTTGGGTTCAGTTCCAAGAATTCTATTGGGTGGTTGGATTGCCGTTTGGGTTGGCGGCATTCTGAATGACTATGTGTTGGCCACGATGAAGATCTGGACTAAAGGAAAATATCTCTGGGCCAGAACAATTGGCTCAACCATTGTTGGAGAAGGAGCCAATACTTTTCTTTTTTATACAATTGCCCTCTATGCTGTTATTCCAAACAACTTATTATGGAGTTCGGTCTTATCTGCTTGGTTTCTGAAAACTCTTGTAGAGGTGATATTAACTCCATTAACTTATCTTGTGGTAGGGAAGCTAAAGAAAGCTGAGAATGAGGATTACTATGATACGAACACCGACTTCAATCCGCTCATTATCAAAGCTTAG
- a CDS encoding reverse transcriptase-like protein, producing MDLYILVDSSTKPTSKHDKRGESIAAWAAWWSNDSRGKPVAAGVHYLRHSGPNKCFYLGIIRALEHCLPMCWSNKVIIMGDCEPVLKQLNKIWQVSSMALEYKQVMGLIKKYKEKGNEIVFSYLSENNSEYKNIDQLAKRSHKHFLTILKR from the coding sequence ATGGATTTATATATATTGGTAGATTCTTCTACTAAACCTACTTCCAAACACGACAAAAGAGGAGAATCAATAGCTGCTTGGGCAGCTTGGTGGAGTAATGATAGTAGGGGAAAACCAGTGGCCGCTGGGGTGCATTACTTAAGACATTCTGGGCCTAATAAATGTTTCTATTTAGGAATTATTAGAGCGTTAGAGCATTGTTTGCCAATGTGTTGGTCCAATAAGGTTATAATAATGGGAGATTGTGAACCAGTGTTAAAACAGCTTAATAAGATTTGGCAAGTAAGTTCTATGGCTTTGGAATACAAACAAGTAATGGGTTTAATTAAAAAATATAAAGAGAAAGGAAATGAGATAGTGTTCTCATACTTAAGTGAGAATAATTCAGAATATAAAAATATAGATCAATTAGCCAAAAGAAGTCATAAACATTTTCTTACAATTTTAAAAAGATGA
- a CDS encoding RsiV family protein, which produces MTPQRLHFLVGVLVLVIIAALFYFLMPAKTIAPENTGTASSTAATSSITYTTKTITESNSQKFYSLKASYPVFAFSDSILADKINRSVREIVNQELVSYRADFDTSAGPGSSAGEYGTSTLQIDFNVLNNHRLNKILPLRFNEEFYSAGAAHPGSNVLTLNYNLVTADVLSLANLFKPGAQYLEAISEYSIKTLKKNLGTDAEPAAIEEGAAPKQENFNAFLVTDNGLEIIFTEYQVAAYAAGEQEVTIPWSELKDILNPNLNLL; this is translated from the coding sequence ATGACTCCTCAACGCCTCCATTTTTTAGTTGGTGTTCTAGTTTTAGTAATAATTGCGGCCCTCTTTTATTTTCTAATGCCGGCTAAAACGATCGCTCCGGAAAATACCGGCACCGCTTCAAGTACTGCCGCCACTTCGTCTATTACTTACACCACCAAGACTATTACTGAAAGTAACAGTCAAAAGTTCTATTCTCTGAAAGCCAGTTACCCCGTCTTTGCGTTCAGTGACAGCATTCTAGCCGACAAGATTAATCGAAGTGTTCGAGAAATCGTTAATCAAGAATTAGTTTCTTATCGCGCCGATTTTGACACTAGCGCCGGCCCGGGAAGCTCTGCAGGAGAATATGGTACCAGCACTTTGCAAATTGATTTTAATGTTTTAAACAATCATCGTTTAAATAAAATCTTGCCGCTGCGCTTCAACGAGGAGTTTTACAGCGCCGGCGCCGCTCACCCTGGTTCAAATGTCTTGACCCTAAATTACAATTTAGTCACCGCTGATGTATTGAGCTTAGCTAATCTTTTTAAACCGGGCGCTCAATATCTAGAAGCCATTTCAGAATATTCCATTAAAACCCTGAAAAAAAATCTCGGGACTGATGCGGAGCCAGCCGCCATTGAAGAGGGCGCCGCCCCAAAGCAGGAAAACTTCAATGCCTTTTTAGTAACTGATAACGGACTAGAAATTATCTTCACGGAATATCAGGTGGCGGCTTACGCCGCCGGAGAGCAGGAAGTCACCATTCCTTGGAGCGAACTGAAAGATATTTTGAATCCGAATTTGAATCTGTTATAA